CCGCCTCTTCCGCCTTGCTTTTTAATCGCATGTAAATCAAAATGCTGTTTTTGTCGCTTTTATTTTTGTTTTATCGATTTCCACTCGTATTGATTGCTTCGGACACGACCGCTGACAGACGAAAGCAAATAGATACGATGCATCGTCATCATGTTTTCTTTTTTATTTTCATGCTATCCGTTTTCCGACGTCATTCACCTTTTTCACACGCGTTGCCGACCGATCCCCCGTCAATACGTCGCGGGCCGATAGGTTTTTCCCATGCGAAAAAGGTCACGGCGTATGCCGTGACCTTTTTCTGTTTCGAAAGAATGACTCTTCCGGTGATGATTCTTTATTTTGCTGCCTGTATCGCTGATCGTTTAGGCATTCAAGCCGGCATGCTTCATGAGCATTTCCACCTGCCGCTTGATTTCCTGATTTTCTTCCTTCAGCGATTGATTTTCCGCTCGCAATGCCGCCATTTCATCCTGCATCACATAAACGGAGCTGATCGGACCATCCGCATACTGCGGCAAACGTTCCGCGCGTTTCGCCCGCGCGTCGCGATCGTCCTTGTTGCCGAAGCGCCAGCTGATGCCCGCGTTCGCCATCAGATCCGAACTGCCGCCGTAAGCGATACCCGCATGTACGAGCGTGTCTTCGTTCGAGTAGTGCGCCAAGCCGACTGCGACCGCCTGTTTGCCTTTGTAGGTCGATACACCGGCCATGACCTGACTGCGATTGTACGGGTCGAAGTCGAGCGGTTTGAGCGCTGCCAGCGCCGCGTTCATCGCATCACCTTCGCGGCTTTCATCCCGCACTTCATTGACCTGACCGACTGTCGCCGCGTCATTGGCCGCCGTACCCGGTGCCAGGTTTTCAATCTTTTTGCCGTTCATGTTGATGCCGTCGCCGTCAATCTTCACGCCCGGCTTGCCGTCTTTGCTGCCGACTTCCACGGAGTCAACCTTGATGTCTTTGTTCAACGCCACTTTTACGGTGTTGTCTTTTTCAATCGACGTGGTGATATTCGTCTTGTCACCGACGATGTTCAGTTGTGCATGATCCGCTTCCACTTTGAACTTAGAGTCCGCTTTCGGGCCGTCCGCCGTCACCGTAAAGTCCGTACCGCCTTTACCTTTCAAGGAATCAAGGAAGTCTTTTTCCGATTTGTCCTTGTTCGGTTGACTGCCGTCATCTTCGGTGTGATTTTTCCAAACTTCATAAGCCGACTTGCCGTCAGGTCCTTGCGGTCCTACTGCACCGTCTTCACCCTTAGGTCCTTGCGGTCCTTTTTCACCTTTGTCGCCTTTGAAATCAGGGTCACCTTTCAAGCTGTCTTTATTGAGCGTGACGAGAGTGTATTTCTTGCCGTCTTGGTCGGTCACTTGTTCCGCTTTCAGACCGTCGCCGAAATCCATACGGAATTCATTGAGCGGCATGCTCCAGTTTGTCTTCCCCGGCGTGTAGGTATTGTTCTTATCCTTAGAACCGCCGAAGTAGAAATTCATCGGCGCCGTGGCAAGACTCTTCAGCTGCGCCACGTTTACCGCATCGGTGTCTTTTGTACCTGCGGCTACATTGGTAATCTGGCGGCTCTTGATAATTCTGTTTCCTGCCTTATTTACTCTGTCCGCGCCTACACTGACTGCCGCTTCGGTTGCTTTCCATGTCGCTTCGAGTTTCTCCTTCGCCGTCAAAGCTTCTACGAAGTCCGTATGTTCAGTTTTCCATTTCTCAAGAGCTTGCTTCGCTTCCTCTTTTTTACCTTTAGGAGCATCTTTAAACGCCTTCGTTAAGTTATCATATTCCGCTTTTGATGCGTTAATCGTAGCTGTCCACTTATCGTAGTCTTCTTTTTTATCCAGCGTTGCTAAAGCTTCTTCAAAGGTCGCACTGCCCCCTGTCGCGATGTAACCGACTGCGCCTGCTTTCGTATCCGCCACAGCGCCTGCGCCTAAAGCGACGCTTCCATTTACCAGGGCTTTTGACCTTCTACCAATTGCCACACTGTTATTTGCTGCTGCTTGTGCTAAATATCCTAATGCCGTGGAATAGTGCCCTTGTGCTTTGGCTATACCTCCTAATGCCGTGGAATATATCCCTTGTGCTTCTGCATTACTTCCTAATGCCGTGGAATAGGTCCAGTCTGCTTGTGCTCCATATCCTAATGCCGTGGAATAGTGCCCACCTGCTATTGCTGTACTTCCTATAGCCGTGGAACGGTTCGAGTGTGTTTGTGCTCCATATCCTAATACCGTGGCATGGTGCCCACCTGCTAGTGCTGTACTTCCTATAGCCGTGGAATAGTCCTGGTATGCTTCCGCTTGACTTCCTATGGCAGTAGATCCTTGTCTTTCTGATACGGCATTTTTACCAATCGCGATCGTATCTTGTCCTTCTGATACGGCATTTTTACCAATCGCGATCGCATCTTGTCCTGTCGCTCCGTCATTATTCCAGTTGGTCCCGGCAGGTTTTGCAGGTTCACCACTGTTCACCGAGAAATAGTGTACTATTTTCTTTTCTGTTTCCAGTTTTTGCAGGACAGCATCATAGACAGCCTTCTGGTCCGAGGTCAGTTCCGCAGCAACAGGTGACGTACCTGCTGTCACGAAGCACCCGAGAAGTGCCATGAGAACTAAAGATTTCAGAAGTTTTCCGTTTCCCTCCGGCGAAGAGCTTTTCCCGTGTCCCTTGGCAATTTCAGAAGCCACCACCCAGGTGTTCCTTACTTTGCTCCAAACCAGTTTGTAAATCTTGTTCATACATACTCTCCCTTTCCTTAACACCGAAATACCCCATCAAAACAAAATACTTTACTGTTTCTATTAATGTTGCTTCGCTTCATTTTAACACAATTTATAATTAAATAAAGTTCTGTCACCGACTAATTTTTTCGCCAAGTTACATGGATTTGCTTGTCGTTTAGTCGTTCTATTTCTTTGTTTCCATGTAAATTATTTCATTCACGGGGCTTTTTAATTGTTACATGTTCGTTCTTGACTATTCCTCCTGTTTCCACGGTTTTCATCCGTTTTGCGATGTAATTTCATTTTCGCGCGCTTGCTCTAGTTTACTTTTTTGACACGCGCGCTTATATTTTTTTTGATTATTTTCTCCTTTTTCATCAAATCTTTATGTTTCGCTCATGCTTGCTCGTTCCGTCGCGCTGCCGTTTCCGACGCGAAAAGACGTAATTTTTGCCGTGAGTGATTTCTTTCATCTGAGAGACATCAGCAAGATTTGTTGCGGTTTATGTTCCAATATAACGCATGAAAAAAGCCGAGGCTTAGCGCCTCGGCTTTTTCTTAGTTCATCGGTCGTGCCGTTTTATGAAGTTTCAGTTGGCTTTCTGCTAATTGACGCGGACTCGTTCGATGACCGGATTTCCGTCTTTGTCTTGGGAAATGATGTCGATACGGAAACGTTCCAATTCCGGCTCAAATTCCTGAATCAGTTTTTCGTTTACATTGAGGCCTTTTTGCATGGCTCTGTAAACAAGCGCCGCGAATTCATAGCGGGTCATCATGCGATCGCCGCCGAAGGTGCCGTCCGGATAACCTTCCAGCAATCCCTGTTTCGCGAGTTCTTCGACCGCTTCATAAGCCCAGTGGTTTTTCTCGATGTCCGGGAAGAGTTTCATCTTCATCGGATTGAGTTCCTGTCCCTGACCGACGCCAACGATCGCCTGTCGCAATACTTCGACTTCGGCGCGGAGATCTTTGATCTCTTTCGCCATGGCGATTTTGGAGGTCGTGACGTTGTTGCCCTGACCGAGTTTGACGGAAACGCCCGCGTTCACCATGTTTTCTCCGCCGCCGAACGAACCGCCGACGCTGAACATGGTGTCTTCATTCGGACGATAGTACGCGCCGATAGCGACGGCGTTCGCGCCGCTGTAATTACCGTAGCCGGCCGCGAAGTCCCATTTGTTATCCGGATCAAAGTCCAGCGGATGGAGAGCGGCAAGCGCAGCCGCACCCGCGCCAACTCTATCGATACGGCCGTCCAGTTCACTCACTTTGCCTCCGAGAACGGAGATGTTCTGACTGTTCATTGCCACGCCGTCTCTGACGACATTAAGTTGTTTGACGTTGACCGCGTCATTGTCCGCTTTACCGTCAGCCACGTTCGTGATCTTCTTGCTGTTAGCGTTAATGCCTTTGTCATTGATGTAGGTTTTATCGCCGACTTTATATTCATTGGCCGTGACGCTGTCTACGGAAATATCTTTCTTGAGAGAAACCGTATACTCCGATGCGCCTTCCGTAGCCGGTGTAACTGTGATATTATCTCCGGCTTTGACCATCGTGCGGCTCGCTTCCTGTGTAGCCGCCATGGCTTTTTTCAGCTGCTCTTCGGTAGCTGCTCTACCTTTTGTGGCAAAGTCATCAGCATCAATCGTTGTATTCGTCAGTCCGGTGATTTCACCCTTGTCACCTGTCCCGTCAATGCTTACTTTGCCTACTTTGACTTTGTCATCAAGGCTTACCTTGTAATTAACCGGCTTGCCGTCTTCTGCCGTATTTTCAACTTTGACGCCGGTGTCCTTATCTCCCTCGACCGTGACCTTAGCACCTTCTATTTTTTGGTCGATACTGTTTTCAATCTTGGTCACTCTGCCATCAATGTTCTCAATATTCGTTGTATTGTCGTTGATCTGTTTCTTAGTAGCGTCATTCAGGTCGACCGTGACATCATTTCCTTTGACGGTGACTTTTGTATTTTCTCCGTTTTTGAAGTTGACGACGCTGTCTTTCTTGATGATTCGTTCATCTTTACCGTTGGCTTGAAGTTTCCAGCTGCTGACGTCCGTTGTTCCTGCGGTGATGTTATTGACGGTTTTATTGAGTTCCCAAAGGTCGACATTTCCTTCTTTTCTTGTAATGGTTACGTTTCCGCCGGTGATGTTGGTGACGTTATCTCCGTCTTTAAATTCCGCGCTGGTGAGACCTTTGAGTTTCTTGGACAGTTTGACCGTCATGCCGCCGTTATCGCCGGCTGTTCCTTCCACGCCGATATTGTCATCAGAGAGGTCTTCTGCTTTCGCACCACCTGTAATGTTCAGTTGCTGATTCAGCTTGCGGGTCACGACGGTGTCGTTGTCTCCTTTGAATTTCAGGCCGTCGTCCAAGGTGGCCACTTCATGGTCGTTGCCGTCTTTGTCTTTGTAGATGATACGGGTAGTGGTTTCACCGTCTTTGCCATCTGCACCGGCTTTTCCTTGCCCTACGCGGATTGCAGCGCTCGTCCCGTCTTTACCGGTAAGGCCGATTTTTCCGTCTTTGCCGTCTTCTCCGGCTTTGCCAATGGTGATTTCGTCATTCAGGGAGAGGTCATAAGTCAGCTGTCCGTCGGTGTCTGTTTTCGTGATTTTCAGATTGCCATCGGTGCTGTTTTCTTTTCCGTCTACCATGACTTTAGTCGCTTTGCCGCTGGTGTTGACCATCTTCTTCAAGTCGGTAATGTCGGTCGCGTTCTTATCCGCTTTGGCATTTACTACTTTGAGCTGAGCCACATTGACTGCATCAGTATCTTCCGTACCGGCAGCAAGATTGATAATTTGGCGGGTTTGTTTGAATTTACTACCTTCGCGGTGCCCACCTACAGATACTGCTCCCAAAGTAGATTGCCACGTTTCTGTAGTTTTACCGTCCGCTAAATAACCAGAAATCCCCTTGTCAACATTCGCTACAGAGTAAGAACCAAGAGCGACTCCATCCTCTGCGTTTCCTGATGACATATATCCAATGGTCGTTAGTCCTTTATTAAATGCATGTGCATAAGCACCAAGAGCGGTGGAGTATTCATTTTTTGCACTGCTGTACGCACCAAAAGCCGCGGTATCCGTTTCCATCGCTTCTGCTCCTGCCCCGACCGCCAAAGAATCTATGCCAAGAGCATTTGCATTAGACCCAATGGCAGTGGCATTTTCACCGTTGGCCTGTCCGTAATTACCTAGTACGGTCTGATTGGTGCCGCCGAGACTTTTTGCGTCCAAGCCGATATATATACCAAAACCGGCCTCATTCAAATCGGCAATATAGTCTGTGGCCCCTCCCCCGATAACAATACTTCCATTGGAAGACTCGGCTCCGTTTCCAATAGCAAGTCCATCCTGCTTACCATTATCGACTTTTGCACCATTCCCAATAGCGACAGATCCTTTACCTGTTGAGACCGCATTTTTTCCGATCGCAACGGCGTTTTTACCCGTCGCGCCGTCGTTATTCCAGTTCGTTCCGTCAGGATTTGCGCTGTCATCCGAGTTGACGGAAAAATAATGAATCGCGCCTTTGTCTATTTTGGTATTCAATGCTTTTAGCTGGGCTACGTTCACCGCGTCGGTATTCTCCGTCCCTGCTGCAACATTGATAATCTGTCTAGTAATATTCTTTTCCCCATCTCCAACAGAAACGGCCGCTCTTGTGGATTTCCATGTGGAGGTTTCCTTCGCACCGGCTCCCATCGGGTCATAACCGACTTTGCCCGCTTTACCGTAACTCAAAGATCCCGAAGTGCCTACATGGGATTCACTCCCCAAGGCCACACCACCTTCTATATCTGCGCTGGTATTCGCGCCGAGAGTGACCGCGTCTTTCGCATAAGCTACCGAATGAAATCCGAGAGCCGTGGCGTTAGTATAAAACGCGCTGGCTTGACTTCCGACTGCCGTACCGCCGTCAGAGACCGTATTACCGTCTCCCACCGAGGCGCTGCCCAATGCCGTCGCGTTTTTGCCGTATACTTTGGCTTGCGGTCCTACAGCAGTGCTACTATAGGAGTCGCCATTGTTTTTGAAATATTCGTTACCGGCTTTTGTATAATTCTCTTTCTCCGCGTCAGATAATTTCTCATAAGCTTCTTCTGTAATTTTTTCTCCGGCAACAAAGGCCTTGTTGCCGATAGCAATAGATTCTTTCGCTTCTGCACGCGCCTGATAGCCGAGGGATATCGCCTCCGCAAAAGGAGTTCGTGCTTCTCTGCCGATGCCGATGGAGTTTTCACCGGGTACATCAGAATCCATACCCATGGCAACCGCGTAATTGTGCGCTTTGCTGCCCACCCCAATAGCGACCGATCCCTCACCTGCTTCAATACGGCTCCCCAAAGCAACCGATTGCATGCCGGCTTTCGAATAATTACCGATGACGGCAGCGTTTTCATGCACTTCACTGTTTCCACCGATGACAATGCTGTCCGTATCATAAGCGTGAGAGTCGCTACCAATGGCAACCATATTGCCTTCCCCGTTAAATTGTGTCATTGGATCTGATGTTCCTACAGTGACACCAGAACCGATAGCAACGCTCTTATTTGTGTAGACCTTTGCTTGGTTTCCGACTGCAATGGAATTCTCGCCGAAATAACCCGCTGTCTCTGCTGCATTGCCGATAGCGATAGCATTCTTCTGTAAAGCCGTACTCCTGTAACCAATAGCGACATTGTTTTCCCCCACAGAAGCAGCTTCCGTACCGATAGCAATTTTATTCGGTCCATTAGGGCCTGCAAATGCCTTCCAACCGAGGACAAGATCCCCTTTTGAATGAGCTCGCGACCCGGTCCCGAGAACGGTCGAATATTCTGCCAACGCCGTTGTCTTGAATCCTATACCGATAGCGCCATTCGCGGATCCTTTTGCTTCTGCGCCGATATTGATGAAGTTAGCGGCGGGGTTTGTAGGAGGATTATAGTTCGATTTTAAATCAACGAAGGATGTTAGAAAGTGACCTCTCTGAAAATCCACTGCTTCTATCCTCTTGCTCGTATCCACGGCTACGGTAACATAGTGCGTTTTTCCATCGTCCGTGGGATCCGCGGCATAAACCGTCCCCACCGGAAAAAGCACGTTCCCCAAAAGAACCGCCAGCACGGATGCCGCAAACACGCTGCCTTTGGCCCAGCATGAAGCGCTTTTAGCATGCGAGCTCGCTAACTCTGAAGTGACAACCCAGCAATTTTTGACTTTGCTCCAAATCAACTTGTAAATTTTATTCACGATACCCTCCAAAACAAACGACTCTCTCCTGAATAACCAATTAATAAGTTATACACAATGTCTTTATAATTGTGTTTATTATAAAGCATATTGACTTCCAAATCAAATATATTCCATGCTTCAGCATAGTAAACGGACCTATGCAACCACGCATGCATATGTTTTATTATGGAAATGTAATAATTAAAGCATGCCACACCGGTAAACAAGATATCTTTACGAGAAAGAATTTTTGAATAGCAAAAGTTCATTGCTTTTACAAAAATGGAGAAAATATAATTTATTTCTGCTTTAGGATAAACGGTCCATGAATGTGGGGTGTCGATTAAACTCGCGAAACCAAAGGTACGTATCCGCGCGCAACGGTAAAATCTCGTACTGACGCATGATTTTTTCTTCCACTTCCGCTCACGTGCGCTTTCCATCAGTTTCCAACGCTTTTCCCAACAAGCGAAAGAGCCTTTCGTTGTTGCGTCAATACGCCTTAAAAACACAAATTTCCCTATGCAAAAAGGGCCGTGGCTAAGCACCGCGACCCTTTTCCGTTGGGCGAGGAATCTTTTCGTCACTGTTCGTTATTTCCCTGCCATGAGTTTTTGCATCTGTTGTTTCAAAATTTCGATTTCGTTCCTCATCTCTTTGTTTTCATTCTTGATTTCTCTGTTTTCGTCCTGCATCTGCGCGTTCGCTGTTTTCAGCTCTTGGATTTCGTTCGCCATAACAACTCTGGAAGTCGATACATTGTTGCCCTGTCCGAGTTTGACGGAAACGCCCGCGTTCACCATGTTTTCACCGCCGCCGAAGGAGCCGCCGACGCTGAACATGGTGTCTTCATTCGGACGGTAGTACGCGCCGATGGCGACGGCGTTCGCGCCGCTGTAATTGCCGTAGCCGGCCGCGAAGTCCCATTTGTCATCACGATCAAAGTCGAGCGGATGGAGGGCGGCAAGCGCAGCCGCGCCCGCGCCGACGCGGTCGACACGGTTGCCCAGTTCTCCGATACGACCGCCCATGTCGTAAATGTTATTTTCCAACTTGGTGATGTTGGTCGTATTGGCGTCGACCTGCTTGTCCAAGACGGTCAGGTTCTGACTTGCCGTGTTTTCGGCTTTGATGTAGTTACCGTCTTTTTCAATTCTTGTTTCGTTGTAAACGGTGCCGCCCGTGACGATGCCTTTATTGTCTTTCTCGACCTTACCGTCCGTCTTGACGTTCAGCTTGTATTCGTTGCTGCCGTCTTCTTGCGCTTTAGCTTCTACGGTTACGGTGTCACTGTCCACGATGGTGTTTCGCGTGTCTTTGGTCGCGACGGTTACTTGCTGTTTTTTATCATTGCTGTCCGTAAGGAAAATCGTGGTCGTGTTGTTGTCATTTTCTTTGCCTTCCAGCGTGTAGATGGTATCGGTATTCACTGCGCCCTTAAGATCTTTCAGGTCCACGCTGCCGGTGACTTCATTGTCTTTCGTATCTTTCACGGAAAGTTTCAACGTGCTCCCGTTGAGGGATAGCGCGTTGGTATCCGCTTTCAACGTCGTATCGTCGAAGCTGTCAGTAATATTCTTTGCGGCCGCTTTTAATTGCGCGACGTTGACCGCGTCGGTGTCTTTCGTACCCGCGGCGACGCCCGTGATCTGACGAGTCGCATCCTCATTTCCTACCGAAACGGCCGCCAACTCGCCTTTTACCGTGGCTTTTACACCTTTATCTTCATGAAGATATACGGTTTCCGCATCCGCTTTGCCGCGATCCGCCACGGAATCGCTGCCGAGAGCTACGCCGCTTTCGACGGTGGTGTTGGCGTTATGGCCGATGACGGTGGCGTTCTTAACGTTCGTTTCCGCGTTTTCATCCGCCGAACCGAGAACGATGCTTCCGTCGGCTGCCGTCAGTTTTCTCTTGTCGCCGAGAAGAACCGCGCCGGTCGTGTTTTTCACTTCATTGTCCGAGCCGATCATGGTGACATGAGTGACATTTTCCGCTTTATTTTTGAAACCGTCCACGAGGTTATAGGTGCTTACCTTATCCTTAGTTCCCGTGAGGGTATTATTGACGCCCATAATCTGAGACGCTCTGGTGTAGTCCGCAGTATTACCGCCGCCGACTACCATGGTCGAGCCGCCGGATTCGCTGTCAATGGTTCCTTGACGGAGTTTTTCAATTAACTCGTCCGGCGTAGCCGCGCCGCTGGTAACGCCGTTAGGAACTCCGGAAATGCTCTTGATCGAGTTGGTCACTTTATTTCCCGCGCCAAAAATCAAAGTGCCGTTCGTATTTTCTGTCACGTTAGCGAGACCGACAATGCTGTTGGAAATGCCTGCCGAACCCGTATGTCCTTTGGACTGGATCGTATTCAAAGAGCCGACGACGGTGGAGCCGAAGTTTTGTGATCCATAACGCAAGCTGTTCATTCCGCCTTTCGCCGTGAAGCTGCCGGTGCTGATGGAGTAAGCGCCGATCATCGTGCCGAAAATACCCTTATTAAAGGTATTCGTGCCCACGGTGGTCTGGTTGATGTGGTTGGCTTCCCCATTCGTTCCATCCGTAA
Above is a genomic segment from Negativicoccus succinicivorans containing:
- a CDS encoding ESPR-type extended signal peptide-containing protein, giving the protein MNKIYKLVWSKVRNTWVVASEIAKGHGKSSSPEGNGKLLKSLVLMALLGCFVTAGTSPVAAELTSDQKAVYDAVLQKLETEKKIVHYFSVNSGEPAKPAGTNWNNDGATGQDAIAIGKNAVSEGQDTIAIGKNAVSERQGSTAIGSQAEAYQDYSTAIGSTALAGGHHATVLGYGAQTHSNRSTAIGSTAIAGGHYSTALGYGAQADWTYSTALGSNAEAQGIYSTALGGIAKAQGHYSTALGYLAQAAANNSVAIGRRSKALVNGSVALGAGAVADTKAGAVGYIATGGSATFEEALATLDKKEDYDKWTATINASKAEYDNLTKAFKDAPKGKKEEAKQALEKWKTEHTDFVEALTAKEKLEATWKATEAAVSVGADRVNKAGNRIIKSRQITNVAAGTKDTDAVNVAQLKSLATAPMNFYFGGSKDKNNTYTPGKTNWSMPLNEFRMDFGDGLKAEQVTDQDGKKYTLVTLNKDSLKGDPDFKGDKGEKGPQGPKGEDGAVGPQGPDGKSAYEVWKNHTEDDGSQPNKDKSEKDFLDSLKGKGGTDFTVTADGPKADSKFKVEADHAQLNIVGDKTNITTSIEKDNTVKVALNKDIKVDSVEVGSKDGKPGVKIDGDGINMNGKKIENLAPGTAANDAATVGQVNEVRDESREGDAMNAALAALKPLDFDPYNRSQVMAGVSTYKGKQAVAVGLAHYSNEDTLVHAGIAYGGSSDLMANAGISWRFGNKDDRDARAKRAERLPQYADGPISSVYVMQDEMAALRAENQSLKEENQEIKRQVEMLMKHAGLNA
- a CDS encoding ESPR-type extended signal peptide-containing protein, whose translation is MNKIYKLIWSKVKNCWVVTSELASSHAKSASCWAKGSVFAASVLAVLLGNVLFPVGTVYAADPTDDGKTHYVTVAVDTSKRIEAVDFQRGHFLTSFVDLKSNYNPPTNPAANFINIGAEAKGSANGAIGIGFKTTALAEYSTVLGTGSRAHSKGDLVLGWKAFAGPNGPNKIAIGTEAASVGENNVAIGYRSTALQKNAIAIGNAAETAGYFGENSIAVGNQAKVYTNKSVAIGSGVTVGTSDPMTQFNGEGNMVAIGSDSHAYDTDSIVIGGNSEVHENAAVIGNYSKAGMQSVALGSRIEAGEGSVAIGVGSKAHNYAVAMGMDSDVPGENSIGIGREARTPFAEAISLGYQARAEAKESIAIGNKAFVAGEKITEEAYEKLSDAEKENYTKAGNEYFKNNGDSYSSTAVGPQAKVYGKNATALGSASVGDGNTVSDGGTAVGSQASAFYTNATALGFHSVAYAKDAVTLGANTSADIEGGVALGSESHVGTSGSLSYGKAGKVGYDPMGAGAKETSTWKSTRAAVSVGDGEKNITRQIINVAAGTENTDAVNVAQLKALNTKIDKGAIHYFSVNSDDSANPDGTNWNNDGATGKNAVAIGKNAVSTGKGSVAIGNGAKVDNGKQDGLAIGNGAESSNGSIVIGGGATDYIADLNEAGFGIYIGLDAKSLGGTNQTVLGNYGQANGENATAIGSNANALGIDSLAVGAGAEAMETDTAAFGAYSSAKNEYSTALGAYAHAFNKGLTTIGYMSSGNAEDGVALGSYSVANVDKGISGYLADGKTTETWQSTLGAVSVGGHREGSKFKQTRQIINLAAGTEDTDAVNVAQLKVVNAKADKNATDITDLKKMVNTSGKATKVMVDGKENSTDGNLKITKTDTDGQLTYDLSLNDEITIGKAGEDGKDGKIGLTGKDGTSAAIRVGQGKAGADGKDGETTTRIIYKDKDGNDHEVATLDDGLKFKGDNDTVVTRKLNQQLNITGGAKAEDLSDDNIGVEGTAGDNGGMTVKLSKKLKGLTSAEFKDGDNVTNITGGNVTITRKEGNVDLWELNKTVNNITAGTTDVSSWKLQANGKDERIIKKDSVVNFKNGENTKVTVKGNDVTVDLNDATKKQINDNTTNIENIDGRVTKIENSIDQKIEGAKVTVEGDKDTGVKVENTAEDGKPVNYKVSLDDKVKVGKVSIDGTGDKGEITGLTNTTIDADDFATKGRAATEEQLKKAMAATQEASRTMVKAGDNITVTPATEGASEYTVSLKKDISVDSVTANEYKVGDKTYINDKGINANSKKITNVADGKADNDAVNVKQLNVVRDGVAMNSQNISVLGGKVSELDGRIDRVGAGAAALAALHPLDFDPDNKWDFAAGYGNYSGANAVAIGAYYRPNEDTMFSVGGSFGGGENMVNAGVSVKLGQGNNVTTSKIAMAKEIKDLRAEVEVLRQAIVGVGQGQELNPMKMKLFPDIEKNHWAYEAVEELAKQGLLEGYPDGTFGGDRMMTRYEFAALVYRAMQKGLNVNEKLIQEFEPELERFRIDIISQDKDGNPVIERVRVN
- a CDS encoding ESPR-type extended signal peptide-containing protein, with product MNKIYKLVWSKVKGAWVVTSEIAKGHGKAAASRQRKSIAAVMAVLALGFIPGVAYAAIDGVTTFVEPGNQNVQIGNGISLRNNNGKNGAVAIGDHVQIDDYVMQEGSVAIGKNAFVENLWGNQEKLFKFNQEDVTKLASSIAIGQNAYARSGSTMIGDHKYIGKLGDTDVDGSDVQKVKSKNININATTIGANSYNQGAFSSVLGTYSIISGKYNGSRFSPYGIQNMGASIVGSLNSIESDGSSDKLSGIANSVVGIANRTNNANGALIFGAGNEIENSIGTLSGITGGGASAKDLADKLRNTVKSSNGGGAVLAIGGGNKANYAKASQLMGVNNTLTGAENAASDYNLLNGFKNVGTNISHVSVIGSENQVTDTKNALVFGDKRKLTKANGSVVLGVSDTVKEIKVEDVTVIGHNALAEGANAVAIGHAASADSLSTVAIGDEARVSSNANLSGGVAIGKKSNVINGNGKQEKYLGFGTLNDPQRSATGVAIGAYSFARTGSIQIGAHTYLGTMGGTDITDGTNGEANHINQTTVGTNTFNKGIFGTMIGAYSISTGSFTAKGGMNSLRYGSQNFGSTVVGSLNTIQSKGHTGSAGISNSIVGLANVTENTNGTLIFGAGNKVTNSIKSISGVPNGVTSGAATPDELIEKLRQGTIDSESGGSTMVVGGGNTADYTRASQIMGVNNTLTGTKDKVSTYNLVDGFKNKAENVTHVTMIGSDNEVKNTTGAVLLGDKRKLTAADGSIVLGSADENAETNVKNATVIGHNANTTVESGVALGSDSVADRGKADAETVYLHEDKGVKATVKGELAAVSVGNEDATRQITGVAAGTKDTDAVNVAQLKAAAKNITDSFDDTTLKADTNALSLNGSTLKLSVKDTKDNEVTGSVDLKDLKGAVNTDTIYTLEGKENDNNTTTIFLTDSNDKKQQVTVATKDTRNTIVDSDTVTVEAKAQEDGSNEYKLNVKTDGKVEKDNKGIVTGGTVYNETRIEKDGNYIKAENTASQNLTVLDKQVDANTTNITKLENNIYDMGGRIGELGNRVDRVGAGAAALAALHPLDFDRDDKWDFAAGYGNYSGANAVAIGAYYRPNEDTMFSVGGSFGGGENMVNAGVSVKLGQGNNVSTSRVVMANEIQELKTANAQMQDENREIKNENKEMRNEIEILKQQMQKLMAGK